From Erigeron canadensis isolate Cc75 chromosome 8, C_canadensis_v1, whole genome shotgun sequence, one genomic window encodes:
- the LOC122611310 gene encoding uncharacterized protein LOC122611310 yields the protein MAVSIPVLIVISLLHIVAFVLAIGAERNRSKAKVVTDGNFDYNYCLYSSSPSTLYGLVAFSLVLVSQMVVNIVTKCLCFNKGVERCSLRCSVATFFYIISWVSFLGAEVCLLGGSIKNAQQTKYRTLNFGTTTDLSCETLHKGVFAAGAIFVFLLLIASVVYYWVHSMQDAVDSEHLQDEKLPMISSDCNST from the exons ATGGCGGTATCCATCCCTGTTCTCATTGTAATCAGTTTGCTTCACATCGTTGCCTTTGTTCTCGCCATAGGTGCTGAACGTAATCGTAGCAAG GCAAAGGTTGTTACAGATGGTAACTTTGATTACAATTACTGTTTATATTCCTCCAGTCCATCGACGTTATATGGACTAGTGGCGTTTAGTCTGGTGTTGGTTAGTCAAATGGTCGTTAACATCGTCACGAAGTGTCTGTGTTTCAATAAGGGTGTCGAGAGATGTAGTTTGAGATGCTCGGTCGCCACCTTCTTCTATATCATCTCATG GGTTAGCTTTTTGGGTGCCGAAGTATGCTTACTGGGGGGATCAATCAAGAATGCCCAGCAAACCAAATACCGCACACTTAATTTTGGAACTACTACTGACCTGTCATGCGAGACTCTGCACAAGGGGGTCTTTGCTGCTGGAGCGATATTTGTGTTCCTATTACTGATAGCATCTGTTGTTTATTATTGGGTACATTCCATGCAAGATGCGGTTGACTCAGAACATCTTCAAGACGAAAAACTACCTATGATCTCTTCTGATTGTAATTCGACTTAG
- the LOC122611309 gene encoding uncharacterized protein LOC122611309, translating into MLGAGLQFGRRRVGEDDRFYSHHHHHHPAKATLNRHHQNNTTNLTKGAQSDDTTSSGRMMNDSDIQILQPEKPAMVSPASNLRRFLESVTPSVSSQLHSKRTIRGWRTSDMEHQPYYMLGDLWESFKEWSAYGAGVPLILNETDSVIQYYVPYLSGIQIYGDPSKSSMSSRRHIEDSDGDSFRDSSSEVSSDNEHERGSLHSPRERQGNHHPNGRISWQMEQLSLNDQHHVLQEGFSSDESDSASNQGCLLFEYLERNQPWGREPLTDKILDLAHHFPDLKTLRSCDLLPSSWLSVAWYPIYRIPMGPTLKDLDACFLTFHSLHTPMTGNQCEHPPVVSYPHGTDGPPVVSLPVFGLASYKFKSPLWVQNEQMLVSSLLQAADDWLSMLQVNHPDYLFFSRR; encoded by the exons ATGTTAGGAGCTGGATTACAGTTTGGGCGGAGGCGCGTGGGAGAAGATGATAGGTTTTatagtcatcatcatcatcatcatccggCTAAAGCTACATTAAATCGTCATCACCAAAATAATACTACTAATTTAACAAAGGGAGCTCAATCTGACGATACGACGTCGTCTGGTAGGATGATGAATGATTCAGATATTCAAATCCTACAGCCGGAGAAGCCTGCGATGGTGTCCCCGGCATCTAATTTACGACGCTTTTTGGAATCTGTTACTCCTTCTGTTTCATCTCAACTTCATTCTAAG AGAACTATTAGAGGGTGGAGGACAAGCGATATGGAACATCAGCCGTATTACATGCTTGGTGATTTATGGGAATCTTTCAAGGAGTGGAGTGCTTATGGTGCTGGAGTTCCTTTGATATTAAATGAGACTGATAGTGTGATCCAGTATTATGTACCTTATTTGTCAGGAATTCAAATATATGGAGACCCTTCAAAGTCTTCAATGTCATCCAG GCGACATATTGAGGATAGTGATGGTGACTCTTTTAGGGATTCTAGTAGTGAAGTAAGCAGTGACAATGAACATGAAAGGGGATCTTTGCATTCTCCCAGGGAAAGACAGGGCAATCACCACCCAAATGGCAGAATATCTTGGCAAATGGAGCAGTTGTCATTGAATGATCAGCATCATGTACTTCAAGAAGGATTTTCTAGTGACGAGAGTGATTCTGCTAGCAACCAAGGTTGCCTGTTATTTGAGTATTTGGAGAGGAATCAGCCTTGGGGCAGAGAACCTTTGACCGATAAG ATACTTGATCTTGCACACCACTTCCCTGACTTAAAAACTCTAAGAAGTTGTGACTTACTACCATCTAGTTGGTTATCAGTGGCTTG GTACCCAATATACAGGATTCCTATGGGACCAACTTTGAAAgatcttgatgcttgctttttGACGTTTCATTCTCTTCACACTCCTATGACAG GCAATCAATGTGAACATCCACCTGTTGTAAGCTACCCTCATGGGACAGATGGACCTCCGGTTGTTTCTTTACCGGTGTTTGGCCTTGCTTCTTACAAGTTCAAGTCACCACTATGGGTCCAGAATGAGCAGATGCTGGTGAGCTCTTTGTTACAGGCTGCTGATGATTGGCTATCAATGCTTCAGGTCAATCATCCGgattatcttttcttttcccgTAGATGA